The region AGCTTGTTTTCGGGTTTGCTTTTAAATGTAACTTAGGCCCAAAAGGGTATGTAGCTTCGGTATTTTTGTGAAGTTTGAGTAGGGTCAGCCACTTTGATACTTCCAGCATCCAGGGCTGCCGCAATGGTTTGGGAGACAAGAGCCGATTTCGATTCTACCAGCTTAAATCGTGTGCGAAGGCTTTGGTTTGTCATACGCTGGTGCATCACATAACGAAGACAGCAATGTTGGTAACAAGCACGTACACGGTCGTTGCGATCCATATTCTCAAAAGATGTTGGAGCAAACAAAACAACAGAAGTCCGGTGATAACCAGACCGAAAATCTGGAGCTGGGAGTTGATAAACCTCCGCAGTTTGAATTACCCGGTCTATACCACTCCCTTTTTCCTCACAAATGGAAAACCGACGCATTAAATCGGCAAGCCGCTCATTACGCGACTGATATCCATCTATAAATCTTTCTAAAGGGACGATAGGGTCGCCAGGATTAGAAATTTCAACTCGATCAGAGTAAATTTCAATCATGACCGATGTACCTGTGAGACGAAAGTCCTGATGAATCAGCGCGTTAGCAATCAGCTCCCGAATAGCAATCTCAGGAACCAATTTTGTTTCTTTGCGGAGAGCATCCTCAATGACTTCGTTTTGTGGGAGTTGGGTAACAACGAAGCGGACTAATCCCTGAAAACCAACAGCATATCCTTTAGAACCAACCTGATCGAGTTTTGTCTCAAGTTTTGAGGTACCAATATAAACAATGACACGCGGTGCCTTCCGAATAAGATCTGGGAAATTCTCTAATCGCCTGGCAAGAAGGATCGCACCAAGCCGGCGGATAGCATACGTTCCACCTAAATTATCTATGAGTCGTTCTTGCTCCAACCGGTCCAAAACCCCTTGTTGAGTCAAAGGATAAGGAAGGTTAATCAGTTCAAAAAAGGTTTGTGTGTCAAGTAACTCAACCACTGTCTGTGCATCAAGTTCTTGCTGGGAGTATTCTTCTAACCAATCAGGCTCACCTTCAGC is a window of Acidobacteriota bacterium DNA encoding:
- a CDS encoding putative DNA binding domain-containing protein codes for the protein MCQVFFLCSNPLWTDLEFKEAKTQYDFTKTCEYCVALANEGGGYLLFGICDKPPRSVVGTAAVNNPRGMAEKLFQTLGFRIDVEEVNHTDGRVIVFHIPSRPRGTAYHLKGTYLMRSGEQLVPMSEDQLRRIFAEGEPDWLEEYSQQELDAQTVVELLDTQTFFELINLPYPLTQQGVLDRLEQERLIDNLGGTYAIRRLGAILLARRLENFPDLIRKAPRVIVYIGTSKLETKLDQVGSKGYAVGFQGLVRFVVTQLPQNEVIEDALRKETKLVPEIAIRELIANALIHQDFRLTGTSVMIEIYSDRVEISNPGDPIVPLERFIDGYQSRNERLADLMRRFSICEEKGSGIDRVIQTAEVYQLPAPDFRSGYHRTSVVLFAPTSFENMDRNDRVRACYQHCCLRYVMHQRMTNQSLRTRFKLVESKSALVSQTIAAALDAGSIKVADPTQTSQKYRSYIPFWA